One Cytophagia bacterium CHB2 genomic region harbors:
- a CDS encoding D-tyrosyl-tRNA(Tyr) deacylase, with the protein MRALLQRVQKGSVKVNGELVGAIDQGLVILLGIAKHDTAEDAVYLADKCVNLRVFEDENSHFNHSLLEAGGSVLVISQFTLYGDTRKGRRPGFDEAARPEAAEPLYRVFIDQLKQHAIKVAEGVFGAMMLVEIYNDGPVTFMLESKSSNRELTRINANKN; encoded by the coding sequence ATGCGAGCACTTCTCCAACGCGTGCAAAAAGGCTCAGTGAAGGTCAACGGCGAACTCGTGGGCGCGATCGATCAGGGTTTGGTGATCCTGCTCGGCATTGCGAAGCACGACACCGCCGAAGATGCCGTTTATCTTGCCGATAAATGCGTGAACTTGAGAGTTTTTGAAGATGAGAACAGCCACTTCAATCACTCGCTGCTCGAAGCGGGCGGCAGCGTGTTGGTGATCTCACAATTCACGCTTTATGGCGACACGCGCAAGGGCCGGCGGCCCGGCTTTGACGAGGCCGCGCGCCCGGAAGCGGCAGAACCGCTGTATCGCGTCTTTATCGATCAATTGAAGCAGCACGCGATCAAAGTCGCCGAAGGCGTATTCGGCGCCATGATGCTGGTGGAGATTTATAACGACGGCCCGGTGACGTTCATGTTGGAATCGAAATCTAGCAACCGCGAATTGACGCGAATAAACGCGAATAAAAATTAG
- a CDS encoding septum formation inhibitor Maf produces MSFPLPLPNKPIILASSSPRRAELLQKIGLVFEIHPSHVDEEDGVYHLPPAEMVTELARRKARAVAAHYKSALIIGADTTVVLNNKILGKPATAAEACEMLAQLAGHTHEVYTGFVLIDQPGGRSVQGVEKTAVTFRQLQRDEIAAYVASGNAMDKAGAYGIQDFSAVFVERIEGCFYNVVGFPLTHFYRKLQEFL; encoded by the coding sequence ATGAGTTTCCCGTTGCCCTTGCCCAACAAACCGATCATTCTCGCGTCGTCCTCGCCGCGGCGCGCGGAGCTGTTGCAAAAAATCGGATTGGTCTTTGAAATTCATCCGAGTCATGTGGACGAAGAAGACGGCGTTTATCATCTGCCGCCGGCGGAGATGGTGACGGAATTGGCGCGGCGCAAGGCGCGGGCCGTTGCCGCGCATTACAAATCGGCGTTGATCATTGGCGCGGACACCACCGTCGTGCTCAACAATAAAATTTTAGGCAAACCCGCGACGGCGGCAGAAGCTTGCGAGATGCTGGCGCAGCTTGCCGGGCATACCCATGAGGTTTACACCGGATTTGTATTGATCGATCAGCCCGGCGGCCGCAGCGTGCAGGGCGTGGAGAAAACGGCGGTCACGTTCCGGCAGCTTCAGCGCGACGAAATCGCGGCCTACGTTGCCAGCGGCAATGCCATGGACAAGGCCGGCGCTTACGGCATTCAAGATTTCAGCGCGGTTTTCGTCGAACGCATCGAGGGATGTTTTTATAATGTCGTGGGCTTTCCGCTCACGCACTTCTACAGGAAATTACAGGAATTTTTGTGA
- a CDS encoding DUF4115 domain-containing protein, with protein sequence MFEIGEKLKAARAVKGVALEDIAGRTRINLAYLRNMEEGKFDFLPKPIVMGFLKTFAKEVGLDGNELAMQLQPPELPIDFAAPAAEMRKQATAAATAVSPAPVLSQDDLKSVRPGFPYLKEIVLGLGTLLVMALLFYFVARSPQEEPQMESVPAQNESAPPPVASGPVQEISIAQMAANPAQQPKTDSTVAVKQVEVTLEARFKDRVWLAITIDDSLKTDSIYRAGMAETWRAKKNFRLSMGNAGAVTLLLNGKELEKIGLVGQVADVVITPAGVMEKRLRQPQRQKTPEIPPVRTRLNNH encoded by the coding sequence ATGTTTGAAATTGGTGAAAAATTAAAGGCGGCACGCGCCGTGAAAGGCGTTGCGCTCGAAGATATTGCCGGCCGGACGCGCATCAATCTGGCTTATTTGCGCAATATGGAGGAAGGCAAATTCGATTTTCTGCCTAAACCAATCGTCATGGGTTTTCTCAAAACCTTTGCGAAAGAAGTCGGGCTGGATGGCAATGAATTGGCAATGCAACTGCAGCCGCCGGAGCTGCCCATTGACTTTGCTGCGCCGGCAGCGGAGATGCGCAAGCAAGCCACAGCCGCAGCCACCGCGGTTAGTCCCGCGCCGGTTCTCAGTCAGGATGATCTGAAAAGTGTTCGCCCGGGATTTCCTTATTTGAAGGAAATCGTCCTGGGCCTTGGCACATTGCTGGTGATGGCGTTGTTGTTTTATTTTGTGGCGCGTTCTCCCCAGGAAGAGCCGCAAATGGAAAGCGTTCCAGCGCAGAACGAAAGCGCGCCCCCGCCCGTGGCAAGCGGGCCGGTGCAAGAAATTTCGATTGCGCAAATGGCAGCTAATCCGGCGCAACAACCCAAAACCGATTCCACCGTTGCCGTCAAACAGGTGGAGGTGACGCTGGAAGCCCGATTCAAGGATCGCGTTTGGCTTGCCATCACCATCGATGATTCGTTGAAGACGGATTCCATTTATCGCGCGGGCATGGCGGAAACCTGGCGCGCGAAGAAAAATTTTCGTCTCAGCATGGGCAATGCGGGCGCCGTGACACTGCTGCTTAACGGGAAAGAACTGGAGAAGATCGGCCTCGTCGGGCAGGTGGCGGATGTTGTCATTACGCCGGCCGGCGTCATGGAAAAACGCTTGCGGCAGCCGCAGCGCCAAAAAACGCCGGAGATTCCGCCGGTGCGCACGCGGCTGAACAATCATTAA
- the mpl gene encoding UDP-N-acetylmuramate:L-alanyl-gamma-D-glutamyl-meso-diaminopimelate ligase, with protein sequence MSQRIHLIAICGTGMAALAGMLKERGYHVTGSDENVYPPMSTFLESKGIPVVSPFDAKNLQPAPDLVVVGNAMSRGNPEVEYVLNEQIRYASLSEMLREYFIRGKYSCVVAGTHGKTTTSSLLAWTLQHAGLAPSFFIGGIPENFGQGYQLGSGKHFVLEGDEYDTAFFDKRAKFLHYLPNLVILNNIEFDHADIYKNIDEIQLAFQRLINIIPGNGHLIACTDDPIVRALIPRAFCKVITFGAQEPTEWSAKDIHPAENGVEFSVIHNGKRLSQAFLSLAGEHNVKNALAVLAAGEILGVPFEQRLEALQAFKGVRRRLQLKFDGEVKVFDDFAHHPTEVKATLHGLRQRFPQRRLWAVFEPRTATTKRKVFEQQFLEAFQNADHVVFAPMHRIDKVPEAERLSLEAVVAGVRAMGKPVDIVPAGNEMANFIARQLAPGDVVLFMSNGDFGGTPGLLASILMSEAGKRNA encoded by the coding sequence ATGTCACAAAGGATTCATTTGATTGCGATTTGCGGCACAGGAATGGCCGCACTGGCCGGCATGCTCAAAGAACGCGGGTATCATGTCACCGGCTCTGATGAAAATGTTTACCCGCCGATGAGCACGTTTTTAGAGAGTAAAGGCATTCCGGTTGTTTCCCCGTTTGACGCAAAAAATCTGCAACCCGCGCCTGATCTTGTCGTGGTTGGCAACGCCATGTCGCGCGGCAATCCCGAAGTCGAATATGTGCTCAACGAGCAGATCCGCTACGCCTCGCTTTCCGAGATGCTGCGCGAGTATTTCATTCGCGGCAAGTATTCGTGTGTGGTTGCCGGAACGCACGGCAAAACCACGACGAGCAGCCTGCTCGCGTGGACGCTGCAACACGCCGGACTCGCGCCCAGCTTTTTTATCGGCGGCATTCCGGAAAATTTCGGCCAGGGTTATCAACTGGGCAGTGGCAAGCATTTTGTGCTGGAAGGGGATGAATACGACACGGCATTTTTTGACAAGCGCGCCAAATTTTTGCATTACCTGCCCAATCTCGTCATTCTCAACAATATTGAATTCGATCACGCCGACATTTACAAAAACATTGATGAGATACAACTTGCGTTTCAACGCTTGATCAATATTATTCCCGGCAACGGCCATTTGATTGCGTGTACCGACGATCCCATTGTGCGCGCGCTGATACCGCGCGCCTTTTGCAAGGTTATTACGTTTGGCGCGCAAGAACCGACGGAGTGGTCGGCAAAAGACATTCACCCGGCGGAAAACGGCGTGGAATTTTCCGTGATCCACAACGGCAAGCGCTTGTCGCAAGCGTTTCTCTCCCTGGCCGGCGAGCACAATGTCAAAAATGCGCTGGCGGTGCTGGCGGCGGGGGAGATTTTAGGCGTGCCGTTCGAACAAAGGCTGGAGGCGTTACAAGCATTTAAAGGCGTGCGCCGCCGGCTGCAATTGAAATTCGATGGCGAAGTGAAAGTCTTCGACGATTTTGCGCATCACCCCACGGAGGTAAAAGCGACCTTGCACGGTTTGCGCCAGCGTTTCCCACAGCGCCGGTTGTGGGCGGTGTTCGAGCCGCGCACGGCGACCACGAAGCGCAAGGTTTTTGAGCAGCAGTTTCTCGAGGCATTTCAAAACGCGGATCACGTCGTATTCGCGCCGATGCACCGCATTGACAAGGTGCCGGAAGCGGAGCGCTTGTCCCTGGAGGCCGTCGTTGCAGGCGTGCGCGCCATGGGCAAGCCGGTCGACATTGTGCCGGCCGGGAATGAAATGGCTAATTTCATCGCGCGCCAGCTTGCGCCGGGCGACGTTGTTTTGTTCATGAGCAACGGCGATTTCGGAGGAACACCCGGCTTGCTGGCGAGCATACTCATGTCCGAGGCCGGCAAAAGAAACGCTTGA
- a CDS encoding acyl-CoA desaturase, with product MQKISFTSRLGFYDEVRQRVNRYFEEKQISPHADWRMYLKTVIILLWLATSYILLVFATSSLVMAVITAVAVAQGFALVGFNIQHDGNHGSYSGNGVVNWIMGFMLNLIGGSYFFWKYKHNILHHTYTNINELDDDIQMQGIMRFSPAQPHRRWHRFQQIYAFPAYGLMTLLWVTIGDFRKFFSGRIGEYELPKLSKSETVVFFLTKVFYFGYMLVLPMFFHPVLHVIGFFVLVHLVLGFTLALTFQLAHVVEGNTFPEPDPASATIENEWAIHEVETTANFAPKNKLACWYLGGLNFQIEHHLFPRICHIHYPEISGIVEKACADFGISYVSYPTVRGAIAAHYRLLRDLGRYEEMPKAALA from the coding sequence ATGCAAAAAATCAGCTTCACCTCACGTCTGGGATTTTATGACGAAGTGAGACAACGCGTCAACCGTTATTTTGAAGAGAAACAAATTTCGCCCCATGCAGACTGGCGGATGTATTTGAAAACTGTGATCATTCTGCTGTGGCTCGCGACCTCATACATTTTGCTTGTATTCGCGACCTCGTCATTGGTAATGGCCGTTATTACTGCCGTCGCGGTGGCGCAGGGCTTTGCGTTGGTGGGATTCAATATTCAGCACGACGGCAATCATGGCAGCTACTCAGGCAACGGAGTCGTCAACTGGATTATGGGATTCATGCTCAATTTGATTGGCGGCAGTTATTTCTTCTGGAAGTACAAACACAATATCCTGCATCACACCTACACGAATATCAACGAATTGGACGATGACATTCAAATGCAGGGCATCATGCGGTTCAGTCCAGCACAGCCGCACCGCCGCTGGCATCGTTTTCAGCAGATTTATGCCTTTCCCGCCTACGGCTTGATGACGCTGCTGTGGGTCACCATTGGTGATTTTCGCAAATTCTTTTCCGGCCGCATCGGGGAATATGAGCTTCCCAAGCTTTCGAAATCTGAAACGGTTGTGTTCTTCTTGACGAAAGTCTTCTATTTCGGATATATGCTGGTGTTGCCGATGTTCTTTCATCCGGTTTTGCATGTCATCGGCTTTTTCGTGCTCGTGCATCTGGTGCTCGGCTTCACGCTGGCGCTCACGTTTCAGCTCGCGCATGTCGTCGAGGGCAACACCTTCCCGGAGCCTGATCCCGCCTCGGCCACGATCGAGAATGAATGGGCCATCCACGAAGTGGAAACCACGGCGAATTTCGCGCCCAAGAACAAATTGGCGTGCTGGTATCTTGGCGGCCTGAATTTTCAGATCGAACACCATCTTTTCCCGCGCATTTGCCACATCCACTATCCGGAGATCAGCGGCATTGTCGAAAAAGCATGCGCCGACTTCGGCATTAGTTATGTGTCCTACCCCACGGTGCGCGGAGCCATTGCAGCGCACTATCGTTTATTGAGAGATCTCGGGCGGTACGAGGAAATGCCGAAAGCGGCTTTGGCGTAA
- a CDS encoding N-acetylmuramoyl-L-alanine amidase, translating into MKAKQLLHVPRHFLILALLHFILGCGSSIQIIDKPISFSAERVQLTRDYIHAHYGISTPDIVITPRIIVLHWTAIAGFEQSFAAFHPEKLPASRPELQSAGEVNVSIQFLVDRDGKIYRLMPENHMARHCIGLNYESIGVENVGGQNGVDDLTEQQVEANARLVRYLARKYATIRYLIGHHEYKEFEGHALWRERDAGYRTEKTDPGERFMNAVRAKISDLKLKGVHEIRAERSNS; encoded by the coding sequence ATGAAAGCAAAACAATTGCTGCACGTGCCCCGGCATTTTCTCATTCTGGCGCTGCTCCATTTCATATTGGGATGCGGCTCGAGCATTCAAATCATCGACAAGCCGATTTCGTTTTCTGCTGAACGCGTGCAACTTACGCGCGACTATATCCACGCGCATTATGGCATTTCAACCCCGGATATTGTGATTACGCCGCGCATCATCGTATTGCACTGGACGGCGATAGCCGGGTTCGAACAATCGTTTGCCGCATTTCATCCAGAGAAGCTGCCCGCCTCACGGCCCGAACTGCAGAGCGCCGGCGAGGTTAATGTTTCGATTCAATTCCTCGTCGATCGTGATGGCAAAATTTATCGATTGATGCCGGAAAATCACATGGCGCGCCATTGCATCGGTTTGAATTATGAGTCGATCGGCGTCGAAAATGTGGGCGGACAAAACGGAGTTGACGATCTCACCGAGCAGCAGGTTGAGGCAAATGCCCGCTTGGTGCGTTACTTGGCGCGGAAATACGCCACCATCCGCTATCTCATCGGGCATCATGAATACAAAGAATTCGAAGGCCACGCGTTGTGGCGCGAGCGCGATGCGGGCTATCGCACCGAAAAAACCGATCCGGGCGAACGATTCATGAACGCCGTGCGCGCCAAAATCTCTGATCTCAAATTAAAAGGTGTGCATGAAATTCGAGCGGAAAGGTCGAACTCCTGA
- a CDS encoding class I SAM-dependent methyltransferase: MAFKDHFSKLAGGYAKYRPHYPAELFAYLAAQVPVHDYAWDCATGNGQAALTLPRHFNRVIATDASARQIMQAKPHKQITYVVAPGEQAPIASHTIDLITAAQALHWFNLDLFYAEVKRVLKPEGALAVWCYDLLRISPEIDAVLHDFNENIIGPCWPPERYWVGNHYADLPFPFLEQKAPTFQMEARWRLGDLLGYLGTWSSTQAYLAQHRADPVAQIAPKLAQLWGEGQKTKKICWPLYVRIGRAPRI, translated from the coding sequence ATGGCTTTCAAAGATCATTTTTCCAAACTAGCGGGCGGCTACGCGAAATACCGGCCGCATTATCCCGCGGAGTTGTTCGCCTATCTTGCAGCGCAAGTTCCTGTTCATGATTATGCCTGGGATTGCGCCACAGGCAATGGCCAGGCGGCATTAACGCTACCCCGGCATTTTAACCGCGTCATTGCAACGGACGCAAGTGCAAGACAAATCATGCAGGCAAAGCCGCATAAACAGATAACGTATGTCGTTGCGCCAGGTGAGCAGGCGCCGATCGCTTCCCATACGATTGATCTCATTACGGCGGCGCAGGCGCTGCATTGGTTTAACCTCGATCTGTTTTACGCCGAGGTGAAGCGCGTGCTCAAGCCGGAAGGCGCGCTTGCCGTCTGGTGTTATGATTTGTTACGCATCTCTCCCGAGATTGATGCCGTGCTGCATGATTTCAACGAGAACATCATTGGGCCGTGCTGGCCGCCGGAACGGTATTGGGTTGGAAATCATTATGCCGATCTGCCGTTTCCATTTCTCGAACAAAAGGCTCCAACGTTTCAGATGGAAGCGCGCTGGCGGTTGGGCGATTTGCTGGGTTATCTCGGCACCTGGTCGTCTACTCAGGCTTATCTTGCACAACATCGCGCCGATCCCGTCGCGCAAATTGCTCCCAAGCTTGCGCAATTGTGGGGCGAGGGCCAAAAAACTAAAAAAATATGCTGGCCGCTGTATGTGAGAATCGGCAGGGCGCCTCGCATTTGA
- a CDS encoding aminotransferase class V-fold PLP-dependent enzyme gives MSPIYLDYNASTPIAPEVLEAMLPYLTSHFGNASSAHAYGQQGRQAIMNARAQVAALLNCEPDEVIFTSGGSEANNFAIKGYLDAHPDAGNEIITPAIEHPATSEACKYMERVRGYRVFFAPVDELGRVQLEALQQAISARTALISVMHANNEVGTMQPVREITALAHAHNIAVHCDAAQSAGKVPVNMKQMEVDMLSVAGHTLYAPLGVGALIVRRGLQLERLIHGAKQEQQRRAGTENVAGIVGLGKACDIAARDLEKNMTHMKMLRGRLRTSLSKQIEEIRFNGHAEDGLPNTLSVSFRGVQANALLAEISHEIAASAGAACHSSGEIAVSHVLQAMNVPRDYAMGTLRLSVGKFTTEEEIDRAVKVIAQGVGKLRQG, from the coding sequence ATGTCTCCCATTTATCTTGATTACAACGCCTCAACACCCATTGCTCCGGAAGTTCTCGAGGCCATGCTGCCGTATCTCACCAGTCATTTTGGCAATGCCAGCAGCGCGCATGCGTACGGCCAGCAGGGGCGCCAGGCGATCATGAACGCGCGCGCGCAAGTTGCAGCGTTACTGAATTGTGAGCCGGATGAAGTCATCTTCACCAGCGGCGGCAGTGAAGCCAATAATTTTGCCATCAAAGGCTATCTCGATGCCCATCCTGACGCCGGCAATGAAATTATCACGCCGGCTATTGAGCATCCGGCCACCAGCGAAGCCTGCAAATACATGGAACGCGTGCGCGGCTATCGCGTTTTTTTTGCGCCGGTGGATGAATTGGGACGGGTGCAACTGGAAGCGCTGCAGCAGGCAATTTCTGCGCGCACCGCGCTGATTAGCGTGATGCACGCCAACAACGAAGTGGGCACGATGCAGCCGGTTCGTGAGATCACTGCGCTGGCGCATGCCCACAACATTGCCGTACATTGCGATGCGGCGCAATCCGCCGGCAAAGTACCCGTGAATATGAAACAGATGGAGGTGGATATGCTTTCAGTGGCGGGGCATACGCTTTATGCGCCGTTGGGCGTGGGCGCGCTCATCGTGCGGCGCGGCCTGCAACTGGAACGCCTGATTCATGGCGCCAAGCAGGAACAACAACGCCGCGCCGGCACCGAAAATGTCGCCGGCATCGTGGGACTTGGCAAGGCCTGCGACATTGCCGCAAGAGATCTGGAAAAAAATATGACACACATGAAAATGCTGCGCGGCCGTTTACGCACAAGCCTGAGTAAACAAATCGAGGAGATTAGATTCAACGGCCATGCGGAAGATGGTTTGCCCAACACTCTCAGCGTGAGTTTTCGCGGCGTGCAGGCGAATGCCCTGCTGGCTGAAATCAGCCACGAGATCGCCGCCTCCGCCGGGGCTGCCTGCCACTCCAGCGGAGAGATTGCGGTGTCGCATGTGTTGCAGGCCATGAACGTGCCGCGGGATTATGCCATGGGAACGTTGCGGCTTTCCGTGGGAAAATTTACAACGGAGGAAGAGATCGACCGCGCGGTAAAAGTGATAGCGCAGGGTGTTGGCAAATTGCGGCAGGGGTGA